One Paraburkholderia aromaticivorans genomic region harbors:
- a CDS encoding ABC transporter substrate-binding protein, whose translation MSQRVSRLTRRAALSAAALAAATLFTRGHAAAQVAAQVADKVRVNLAWLPQGSTGGILLAQAKGYYREAGLDVSVMRGYGGQRTVNEVDGGLFEFGYGDPVSVMLNRAHGGHAVMVGAINTRWPGAMCYLERPGFKVSSLKDLAGMTLGGGGASPVQNIMPAWLKQNGMAPDAIKTVRLDPAVINTALLQKRIDLSECWEGASLPVQAALAKRAGQQLGKVYYRDFGLDMMGNGIVTTDTFVAQHPDVVKRFVTATYRGYALMREHPQEAADAIAAQYPVLDKTILLQQIVETNGLISDDPAQHKTGWLRPARMEATAAFVSHAFGVGAKVKAVDLYTNRFVE comes from the coding sequence GTGTCACAGCGAGTGTCGCGGCTGACGCGGCGCGCGGCGTTGAGCGCGGCCGCGCTGGCCGCCGCGACGCTCTTCACCAGAGGTCACGCGGCCGCTCAGGTGGCCGCTCAGGTGGCCGATAAGGTACGCGTCAATCTGGCGTGGCTGCCGCAGGGCAGCACCGGCGGCATTCTGCTCGCGCAGGCCAAGGGCTACTACCGCGAGGCGGGGCTCGATGTCAGCGTGATGCGCGGTTACGGCGGCCAACGCACCGTCAATGAAGTGGATGGCGGTCTGTTCGAGTTTGGCTACGGCGACCCCGTGAGCGTGATGCTGAACCGCGCGCACGGTGGTCATGCCGTGATGGTCGGCGCGATCAACACGCGCTGGCCCGGTGCGATGTGTTATCTGGAGCGGCCCGGTTTCAAGGTGAGTTCGCTGAAGGATCTCGCCGGCATGACGCTCGGTGGCGGTGGCGCGTCGCCGGTGCAGAACATCATGCCAGCCTGGTTGAAGCAGAACGGCATGGCGCCCGATGCGATCAAAACGGTGCGGCTCGATCCGGCGGTGATCAACACCGCGTTACTGCAGAAGCGCATCGACCTGTCCGAGTGCTGGGAAGGCGCGAGCCTGCCGGTGCAGGCCGCGCTGGCGAAGCGGGCAGGGCAGCAACTCGGCAAGGTGTATTACCGCGATTTCGGTCTGGATATGATGGGCAACGGCATCGTCACCACGGACACTTTCGTGGCCCAGCATCCGGACGTGGTCAAGCGCTTCGTGACCGCTACTTATCGCGGCTATGCGCTGATGCGCGAGCATCCACAGGAAGCCGCCGATGCGATCGCGGCGCAATATCCCGTGCTCGACAAGACGATCCTGTTGCAGCAGATCGTCGAGACCAACGGCCTGATCAGCGACGACCCCGCGCAGCACAAGACCGGATGGCTGCGGCCGGCACGCATGGAGGCTACCGCGGCCTTTGTGTCGCACGCGTTCGGCGTCGGCGCGAAGGTCAAGGCGGTCGACCTGTATACGAATCGGTTTGTGGAATGA
- a CDS encoding spherulation-specific family 4 protein: MQENRGMGAVAVVASESAEGIRLLGRTGRSLKRAGLIAGLLVVGCLNGTAFAATTATTATTTTTSLVVPSYFNATGSVANWNSLVTSARKVPTTAILNPNSGPGVTEDPNYAAAAAKLRAAGGKVLGYISTSYGKRSLSAVVTDINAYVAMYKVDGFFIDEMTSDSQMSHIQFYQSIYNYIKGLNATYSVTANPGTNIPELYASLPTADQFVVFESTAKSYAKYQPMSWQAAYPKSRFVHMVYGATAAQLPGVVQYAKTHGAGGVYVTSLSGGNPYKTLPPYWNDEVTDAAAH; encoded by the coding sequence ATGCAAGAAAATCGGGGAATGGGTGCGGTTGCGGTTGTGGCTTCGGAATCGGCGGAAGGAATCCGTCTTTTGGGCCGCACAGGTAGAAGTCTGAAACGGGCCGGACTGATCGCCGGCCTGCTAGTTGTAGGATGCCTGAACGGCACAGCCTTCGCGGCGACCACGGCAACCACGGCAACCACGACAACCACCAGTCTCGTCGTCCCTTCCTACTTCAACGCCACCGGCAGCGTCGCGAACTGGAACAGTCTCGTGACCTCGGCGCGCAAGGTGCCGACCACCGCCATCCTGAATCCGAACAGCGGACCCGGCGTCACGGAAGATCCGAACTATGCGGCGGCGGCCGCCAAGCTTCGCGCCGCGGGCGGCAAGGTACTGGGCTATATCTCCACCTCGTACGGCAAGCGCTCGCTTTCCGCGGTCGTGACCGACATCAATGCTTACGTGGCAATGTATAAGGTGGACGGCTTCTTCATCGACGAGATGACGTCCGACAGCCAGATGTCGCACATCCAGTTCTATCAGTCGATCTACAACTACATCAAAGGACTGAACGCCACCTACTCGGTGACGGCCAATCCGGGCACCAACATTCCCGAGCTTTACGCGAGCTTGCCGACGGCCGACCAGTTCGTCGTGTTCGAAAGTACCGCGAAGAGTTATGCGAAATACCAGCCGATGAGCTGGCAAGCCGCCTATCCGAAGAGCCGCTTCGTGCACATGGTGTACGGCGCGACCGCCGCGCAGTTGCCGGGTGTCGTGCAATACGCGAAGACGCATGGCGCGGGCGGCGTGTATGTCACGTCGCTCTCCGGGGGCAATCCGTATAAGACGCTGCCGCCCTACTGGAACGATGAAGTCACGGACGCCGCCGCGCATTGA
- a CDS encoding ABC transporter ATP-binding protein, with the protein MALVDKLRIVQRAAATGAAIHPLRRDETAPALISVEQVGKRFAARGGAEAFSALDSVSMQIRESEFVSILGPSGCGKSTLLRMVAGLVPCDDGRILLGAEPIGAPVPDIGVVFQTSNLLPWLSVGANIRLGAKLRNLPRAQVDERLPALLETLGLTAFADRYPHELSGGMRQRAAIGQILLLEPRVMLMDEPFGALDALTRDRLNVELLRIWQQSTLTVLLVTHSIHEAVFLSDRVLVMSERPGRVIHDVKIDLPRPRQPDQVKSDPLYGEYVSQLSKLMGVF; encoded by the coding sequence ATGGCACTGGTCGACAAGTTGCGTATCGTGCAGCGCGCCGCGGCAACCGGCGCGGCGATTCATCCACTGCGCCGGGACGAGACGGCGCCCGCGCTGATCTCGGTCGAGCAGGTGGGCAAGCGTTTCGCCGCACGCGGCGGCGCAGAAGCGTTCAGCGCGCTGGACAGCGTCTCGATGCAGATTCGCGAGAGCGAGTTTGTTTCGATCCTGGGGCCGAGCGGTTGCGGCAAGAGCACCTTGCTGCGCATGGTCGCGGGCCTCGTGCCCTGTGACGACGGCCGCATCCTCCTCGGCGCCGAACCGATCGGCGCGCCGGTACCGGACATCGGTGTGGTGTTTCAGACCAGCAATCTGCTGCCATGGCTGAGCGTCGGCGCCAATATCCGACTCGGCGCGAAATTGCGGAATCTGCCGCGCGCGCAAGTGGATGAGCGGCTTCCCGCCTTGCTCGAAACGTTGGGTCTGACGGCGTTCGCCGATCGCTATCCGCATGAGTTGTCGGGCGGCATGCGGCAGCGCGCCGCGATCGGGCAGATTCTGCTGCTCGAACCACGCGTGATGCTGATGGACGAGCCCTTCGGCGCGCTGGATGCGCTCACGCGCGACCGCCTGAATGTCGAGTTGCTGAGAATCTGGCAGCAGAGCACGCTTACCGTGTTGCTGGTGACGCATAGCATCCACGAGGCCGTATTCCTGTCGGACCGCGTGCTGGTGATGTCCGAACGCCCCGGCCGCGTGATTCACGACGTCAAAATCGATCTGCCGCGGCCGAGACAACCCGATCAGGTGAAAAGCGATCCGCTATACGGCGAGTACGTTTCGCAGTTGTCGAAACTGATGGGCGTGTTCTAG
- a CDS encoding VOC family protein gives MNSLRPKRLGHMVLMVRDIQKSARFYTEVLGLKISDWIGDQMVFLRAGSDHHDLALAQLPKDSADFDDLPRYSRPGLEHFSYLIDSYEEMERSVKVLQEHGVEIVRGIGRHGPGNNLFLVFKDPDGNNVEVYCEMTQIGERDEHEPQVWERTIESFDQYRFERFVVSPPPHLVAQKSAQTAQGDMQTTAEETKKSDPSAQT, from the coding sequence ATGAACAGTTTGCGTCCGAAGCGGCTTGGACATATGGTGCTGATGGTGCGCGACATCCAGAAGTCCGCACGCTTTTACACGGAAGTGCTAGGCCTCAAAATATCCGACTGGATCGGCGATCAGATGGTGTTTCTGCGCGCCGGCAGCGATCACCACGATCTCGCGCTCGCGCAACTGCCGAAAGATTCCGCCGATTTCGACGACCTGCCGCGTTATTCGCGACCGGGACTCGAACACTTCTCGTATCTGATCGACAGCTATGAGGAAATGGAGCGCTCGGTAAAGGTATTGCAGGAGCATGGCGTGGAGATCGTGCGCGGCATCGGCCGGCATGGTCCGGGTAATAACCTGTTCCTCGTGTTCAAAGATCCGGACGGCAATAACGTCGAGGTGTACTGCGAGATGACGCAGATCGGCGAGCGCGACGAACATGAGCCGCAGGTGTGGGAGCGCACCATCGAATCGTTCGATCAGTATCGCTTCGAGCGCTTCGTGGTTTCGCCGCCGCCGCATCTGGTCGCGCAGAAGTCGGCGCAAACAGCGCAAGGCGACATGCAAACTACCGCTGAAGAAACAAAGAAATCCGATCCTTCCGCGCAAACATAA
- a CDS encoding ABC transporter permease, translating to MKRLIETVSFWVVIGLIWEFGVRWTGTRDYVLPALSQVFAAGWEMRGQLLSDTLATAWEVFAGFAVALVGGLAIGLLASMSSIARRTLFPLVTALQSMPKIALAPLLIVWFGYGFASKLAAAVLFAFFPIVIATMGGLSGVPRNLDEHFRALGASPARTFWHLRLPAALPALIDGLKIAMPLAVIGAIVGEFIGSESGLGHLIVFATSNAQTALSFAAILMVTALAMLFYWAVELVSRGVWWRGVTV from the coding sequence ATGAAGCGATTGATCGAAACCGTCTCGTTCTGGGTCGTGATCGGCCTGATCTGGGAATTCGGCGTGCGCTGGACGGGCACGCGCGACTACGTGCTGCCGGCGCTCTCGCAGGTGTTCGCCGCCGGTTGGGAGATGCGCGGCCAGTTGCTCTCGGATACGCTCGCGACCGCCTGGGAAGTGTTCGCCGGTTTCGCGGTGGCGCTAGTCGGTGGCCTGGCGATCGGCCTGCTCGCGAGCATGTCGAGCATCGCGCGACGCACCTTGTTCCCGCTCGTCACCGCGTTGCAGAGCATGCCGAAGATCGCGCTCGCGCCCTTGCTGATCGTATGGTTCGGCTATGGATTCGCCTCGAAGCTGGCCGCGGCCGTGCTGTTCGCGTTCTTCCCGATCGTGATCGCGACGATGGGTGGTCTGTCCGGCGTGCCGCGCAATCTGGACGAGCATTTCCGCGCGCTCGGCGCGTCGCCGGCCAGGACCTTCTGGCATTTGCGCTTACCTGCTGCGTTGCCCGCGCTGATCGACGGCTTGAAGATCGCCATGCCGCTCGCGGTGATCGGCGCGATCGTCGGCGAGTTCATCGGTTCGGAGTCCGGGCTCGGGCATCTGATCGTCTTCGCGACCTCGAACGCGCAGACGGCGCTTTCGTTCGCGGCGATCCTGATGGTCACCGCGCTGGCCATGCTATTTTACTGGGCCGTCGAACTGGTTTCGCGCGGCGTGTGGTGGAGAGGAGTGACGGTCTGA
- a CDS encoding sugar ABC transporter: MKKRTRACAGGDSCGVVERAGERFLARSLIAVILGAAGIAPLVTHAVTQAETAPLQSAAAADHSAASQPNLAFFYAADPPVGELQAFDAVVVDPATGFEPAAHPLAHTTWIARTNGAESAGSADAFLSSQIEPLWRRGYRGFLLDTPAAVAAAGRIHEAHPDARLVAGGADVMRNALPVAKSLYAVVGDSLVRGVDDSGQLLEVPESLRAQRMADARAFTQQSGVPVVSVEYCARNDRQCARDTAARVVSAGMLPYVTSKARDVVGIGKIEVLPRKILIVQDRDTKDPLDLSAGVRDLATPLNYMGYDVEYADFSSRLPDAITPDRYAGVVAWIQRGAVPDPEAWQRWVAARMADHVPVAFLGAFGFDAAGSAGAALDLQAVGGTLAAPVTVVKSDPMVGFEISPKPEPRDLQGVRVGSRSQSLLRVSANGVLLDQVALTPWGGYALSPYTVASLDSIEQERWAIQPMAFMKAALQLQDMPSPSVTTENGRRLFMSHVDGDGFASRAEFPGPDYSGEALYQQIFTRYQVPMTLSVIEGEVGPKGLHPDISPRLEEIARKMFALPHVEIGTHTYSHPFQWEQVDSKTGAQVDRGGGDAAFSLNIPGYHFNIDREITGSIDYINTRLAPPGKKTVLLQWSGDCRPPGFVVRKVYEAGVYNFNGGDTVITKSANSWTNIAPIGVDKGPGAYQVYAPNQDENVYTNDWQGPFYGFQRVLETFSMTDRPLRFKPIDVYYHMYSGTKVASLRALDQIFSTVLKQPVMPVYVSEYIRKVLDWHTFAVAKEVGPQANDWIVRGNGEVRELHWPQAAKPSLADASGVTGFANGPDGTYIHIDGGSARFAIGNATATEATPYIGEANGFVRNFRRTAQGMRFEFAGHYQPFVKLANAQQCKVSVNKQAVAARRDGEFLRFDTLAEVGQKLNYQSVEVACGR, from the coding sequence ATGAAGAAGCGGACCCGGGCATGCGCCGGCGGGGACTCTTGCGGGGTTGTCGAACGTGCGGGCGAACGATTTCTTGCGCGAAGCTTGATTGCGGTAATCCTTGGCGCGGCCGGTATTGCACCGCTCGTGACACATGCAGTGACGCAGGCTGAAACTGCACCGTTGCAGTCCGCCGCTGCGGCGGACCACTCCGCCGCGTCTCAACCCAACCTCGCTTTCTTCTATGCAGCCGATCCGCCTGTCGGCGAATTGCAAGCATTCGATGCCGTCGTGGTCGACCCCGCCACCGGTTTCGAACCGGCGGCCCACCCGCTGGCACATACCACGTGGATCGCGCGCACTAATGGCGCCGAGTCCGCCGGTTCGGCCGACGCGTTCCTCTCCAGCCAGATCGAGCCGCTGTGGCGGCGCGGCTATCGTGGCTTCCTGCTCGACACGCCCGCGGCCGTGGCCGCAGCCGGCCGCATTCATGAAGCTCATCCGGACGCGCGCCTCGTGGCGGGCGGCGCCGACGTCATGCGTAACGCGCTGCCGGTGGCGAAGTCGCTCTACGCGGTAGTTGGCGATTCGCTGGTGCGCGGTGTCGACGACAGCGGCCAGCTTCTCGAAGTCCCCGAATCGTTGCGTGCACAGCGCATGGCGGATGCGCGCGCGTTCACGCAGCAAAGCGGCGTGCCGGTGGTGTCCGTGGAATATTGCGCGCGCAATGACCGGCAATGCGCCCGCGACACCGCCGCGCGCGTCGTATCGGCCGGCATGCTGCCTTACGTGACGAGCAAGGCGCGCGATGTGGTCGGCATCGGCAAGATCGAGGTTCTGCCGCGCAAGATTCTCATCGTGCAGGACCGCGATACCAAAGATCCGCTCGACCTGAGCGCCGGTGTGCGCGATCTGGCCACGCCGCTCAACTATATGGGCTACGACGTCGAGTACGCCGACTTCTCGTCGCGTCTGCCGGACGCCATTACGCCGGACCGTTACGCGGGTGTCGTCGCGTGGATCCAGCGCGGCGCGGTGCCGGATCCCGAAGCGTGGCAACGCTGGGTCGCGGCTCGCATGGCGGATCACGTTCCCGTTGCGTTTCTCGGCGCGTTCGGCTTCGACGCCGCCGGCTCGGCCGGCGCGGCGCTCGACCTGCAAGCCGTGGGCGGCACGCTGGCCGCGCCGGTCACGGTAGTCAAGAGCGATCCGATGGTCGGCTTCGAAATCAGCCCGAAGCCCGAGCCGCGCGATCTGCAAGGCGTGCGCGTGGGCTCGCGCAGTCAGTCGTTGCTGCGTGTCTCGGCCAACGGCGTACTGCTCGATCAGGTCGCGCTCACACCGTGGGGCGGCTACGCGCTCAGCCCGTACACCGTGGCGTCGCTCGACAGCATCGAGCAGGAACGCTGGGCGATTCAGCCGATGGCGTTCATGAAAGCGGCACTGCAGTTGCAGGACATGCCGTCGCCGAGCGTCACGACCGAAAACGGCCGGCGGCTGTTCATGTCGCACGTGGACGGCGACGGTTTCGCCTCGCGCGCCGAATTCCCCGGCCCCGACTATTCCGGCGAAGCGCTGTATCAGCAGATCTTCACCCGCTATCAGGTGCCGATGACGCTCTCCGTGATCGAAGGCGAAGTGGGTCCCAAGGGACTGCATCCGGATATCTCGCCGCGTCTCGAAGAGATCGCACGCAAGATGTTCGCGCTGCCGCATGTGGAGATCGGCACGCATACCTATTCGCATCCGTTCCAGTGGGAGCAGGTGGACAGCAAGACCGGCGCGCAGGTGGACCGCGGAGGCGGCGACGCGGCGTTCTCGCTGAACATTCCGGGTTATCACTTCAATATCGACCGTGAGATCACCGGTTCGATCGACTACATCAACACGCGTCTTGCGCCGCCCGGAAAGAAGACCGTGCTGCTGCAATGGTCTGGCGACTGCCGGCCGCCGGGTTTCGTCGTGCGCAAGGTGTACGAAGCCGGTGTCTACAACTTCAACGGCGGCGACACGGTCATCACGAAATCGGCCAATAGCTGGACCAATATCGCGCCGATCGGCGTGGACAAGGGGCCCGGCGCTTATCAGGTGTACGCGCCGAATCAGGACGAGAACGTCTACACGAACGACTGGCAAGGTCCGTTCTACGGCTTCCAGCGCGTGCTCGAAACTTTCTCGATGACCGACCGGCCGCTGCGTTTCAAGCCGATCGACGTCTACTACCACATGTATAGCGGTACCAAGGTGGCCTCGCTGCGCGCGCTCGACCAGATCTTTTCGACGGTGCTCAAGCAGCCGGTGATGCCGGTTTACGTGAGCGAGTACATCCGCAAGGTGCTCGACTGGCACACGTTCGCCGTGGCGAAAGAGGTGGGCCCGCAGGCGAACGACTGGATCGTGCGCGGCAACGGCGAGGTGCGCGAGTTGCACTGGCCGCAGGCGGCCAAGCCGTCGCTCGCCGATGCTTCCGGCGTGACCGGTTTCGCAAACGGTCCGGACGGCACCTATATCCATATCGACGGCGGCAGCGCGCGCTTTGCGATCGGCAACGCCACGGCCACGGAAGCGACGCCGTATATCGGCGAAGCCAACGGGTTCGTGCGCAACTTCCGGCGCACGGCGCAGGGCATGCGTTTCGAGTTCGCCGGTCACTACCAGCCATTCGTCAAGCTGGCCAACGCGCAGCAATGCAAGGTCAGCGTCAACAAGCAGGCCGTCGCCGCGCGTCGCGACGGCGAGTTCCTGCGTTTCGATACGCTGGCTGAGGTCGGACAGAAATTGAACTACCAGTCAGTCGAGGTCGCTTGTGGCCGATAA
- a CDS encoding tetratricopeptide repeat protein yields MADNRPRIAPTWLVLLLAGVVLITLYLVHPRGGLRSRMTSTDAPSDLSIAYLEAWLRVQPDNTEILSVLGTQYVRLGRNEDARRIAARMEAMPSEQMRRAAQLLRLTVDTRETFALPANDPGREAALARLRTQLTNAAALTWSNADLQMLAEAAASVNAQQLAGQLYARLAEQDPAQQTRWNREVVRFAMYGGDYRGAANGWFRLQASAATFDAKRQCFIEGIKALQSGNLLDEALAAANEHGAAFAHDHETLVVLLNLARAAHRPDLVDRYAKALAGYAQARPDQDGALRLVDFIRERAREDGSQGQYAYMDGPQAGSSLATRALTHGSRDVHVVRVAASTAAPVSASAAAAASVSAAAPASAKPAAAASTATASGAAAAPAAASNSAASNDVPGLLYQSFLESSDLPNAQRVATEQVSKNPGSPVWTKRLAQVAEWNHASPLALQMWLTYAQATHDPEGWKNVMRLAPMLNDDNAYLAALIQASNAAPGDLKLVDSVVAAYERLGRPDDALAFLRTRQRNSPAEAIDSRLGQLAERSGHDDEALAYYRKLNQLYPSNTQYALRTASLLYRHGDYKGALDTLLAARRGAKDDDVLFWRNAAQLARLLQRDDIANDAYKHLLASGQAAPEDLSAMTYFYDAYPVDAARTSELQFRRDHSQRALQSAIHYYTDAEQYDRVDALLKSLTPEQLTAAEADPAFLRVRAEYYRQIDRPLDALHDLQHAVSLPGATLDLRAALLWTLVDYGSEAQLREAVAEWRDAPAQAPALWGPLAAALMRLNRPEAALNYLRLQSASMSRDPLWQLTYAEAQEMAGRSDLAWSIRRNVWRQMQQEEAEVRANSAQGQIVLRTRASQGSEVREQMLGRRVTLASIFENADVSKAFLIDLLASDAGRNDNAEARRTLLGDAAGLPPSQPTKAHAAAKSPDQAQLTSSVARDVALAWAMSHEANPLAKRWLARQYADVLVQPSEQLIAIALAENDKPAMERLLDQQGARLPLYNRIDASIAVDRPGAAENLAFQGLEGAPYDSELHGRLEQTALTWPQSLDATVTSYVEHPLDYIEQTLAGSIKVADLYMVGVNGIQRFQHSTDQSQLTNVPSVDRSVEFYARRQTYDTAFMVTAGRREALDSFYSVSVGAEWGRNSPLSIALKAGRNQVARESQALQVGGMKDNVVGTITYRATQHLYATGTVEADRFYSQARNYLGSGVLSTGEIGYRIRTNYPDYTVRLIGAHGDYGASGSADGLISRLIPADAGPVTASTFIPQTYSQYGLFFGFGNDLIDQYTRAWRPFLDVGLLHDSFQGWGPSISLGLAGTVFGGDHAALFFSHQRVSRLGTPVTQIGARYSWFY; encoded by the coding sequence GTGGCCGATAATCGCCCTCGCATCGCGCCCACGTGGCTCGTCCTGCTGCTCGCGGGCGTCGTGTTGATCACGCTGTATCTCGTGCATCCGCGCGGCGGTCTGCGTAGCCGGATGACGTCGACTGACGCGCCGAGCGATCTCAGCATCGCCTATCTGGAAGCATGGCTGCGCGTGCAGCCCGACAACACGGAAATCCTCTCGGTGCTCGGTACGCAGTACGTGCGTCTGGGCCGCAACGAGGACGCGCGCCGTATCGCCGCCCGCATGGAGGCGATGCCGAGCGAGCAGATGCGCCGCGCGGCACAGTTGCTGCGTCTGACGGTCGACACGCGCGAGACGTTCGCGCTGCCCGCCAACGATCCGGGCCGCGAAGCCGCGCTTGCCCGTTTGCGCACGCAGCTTACGAATGCGGCTGCGCTGACGTGGTCGAATGCCGATCTGCAGATGCTGGCTGAAGCAGCCGCTTCGGTGAATGCGCAACAGCTCGCCGGCCAGCTCTATGCGCGCCTCGCTGAACAGGATCCGGCGCAGCAAACGCGCTGGAACCGCGAAGTAGTGCGCTTCGCCATGTATGGCGGCGACTATCGCGGCGCGGCGAACGGCTGGTTCCGCTTGCAAGCCAGTGCGGCGACGTTCGATGCGAAACGTCAGTGCTTCATCGAAGGCATCAAGGCGTTGCAATCGGGCAACCTGCTCGACGAAGCGCTCGCTGCCGCCAACGAACACGGCGCCGCGTTTGCCCACGATCATGAGACGCTCGTCGTGCTGCTGAATCTGGCGCGCGCGGCGCATCGTCCGGATCTCGTCGACCGCTACGCGAAGGCGCTGGCGGGCTATGCGCAGGCTCGGCCGGACCAGGACGGCGCGCTGCGACTCGTCGACTTCATCCGCGAACGCGCGCGTGAAGACGGTTCGCAAGGGCAGTACGCTTATATGGATGGCCCGCAAGCCGGGTCCAGCCTCGCCACGCGCGCTCTTACGCACGGCTCGCGTGATGTGCATGTCGTGCGCGTCGCGGCGTCCACCGCTGCGCCGGTGTCCGCAAGTGCCGCGGCTGCTGCGTCTGTGTCGGCTGCTGCGCCAGCGTCTGCGAAGCCCGCGGCCGCTGCGTCTACCGCAACGGCATCAGGCGCCGCAGCAGCGCCGGCCGCTGCGTCGAACTCCGCCGCATCGAACGACGTCCCGGGCCTCCTGTATCAGTCGTTCCTCGAATCGAGCGATCTGCCGAACGCACAGCGTGTGGCCACCGAGCAGGTCAGCAAGAACCCCGGTTCGCCAGTCTGGACCAAGCGCCTCGCCCAGGTCGCCGAATGGAACCATGCGTCGCCGCTCGCCTTGCAGATGTGGCTCACCTACGCACAGGCCACGCACGATCCGGAAGGCTGGAAAAACGTCATGCGCCTCGCGCCGATGCTCAACGACGACAACGCCTATCTGGCCGCGTTGATCCAGGCATCGAACGCGGCGCCCGGCGATCTCAAGCTGGTCGATTCGGTGGTCGCGGCCTACGAACGTCTCGGCCGTCCGGACGACGCGCTGGCTTTCCTGCGCACCCGTCAACGCAATTCGCCGGCGGAAGCGATCGACTCGCGTTTGGGTCAGCTCGCCGAGCGCTCCGGTCACGACGACGAAGCGCTGGCCTACTACCGCAAGCTGAATCAGCTCTATCCGTCGAACACGCAATACGCGCTGCGCACGGCGAGCCTCTTGTATCGTCACGGCGACTACAAGGGCGCGCTCGACACGTTGCTCGCCGCGCGCCGCGGTGCCAAGGACGACGACGTGCTGTTCTGGCGCAACGCCGCGCAACTCGCGCGTCTGCTGCAGCGTGACGACATCGCGAACGACGCCTACAAGCATCTGCTGGCAAGCGGCCAGGCGGCGCCTGAAGACCTGAGCGCGATGACGTACTTCTACGACGCCTATCCGGTCGACGCGGCCCGCACGTCCGAGCTGCAGTTCCGCCGCGATCACTCGCAGCGCGCGCTGCAGAGCGCGATTCACTATTACACCGATGCGGAGCAATACGACCGCGTCGACGCATTGCTGAAGAGCCTGACGCCCGAGCAACTGACGGCCGCCGAAGCCGACCCGGCGTTCCTGCGCGTGCGGGCCGAATACTATCGCCAGATCGATCGTCCGCTCGACGCGCTGCACGATTTGCAGCACGCAGTGTCGCTGCCTGGCGCGACGCTCGACTTGCGCGCCGCGCTGCTCTGGACGCTGGTGGACTACGGCAGCGAAGCGCAATTGCGCGAGGCGGTCGCCGAATGGCGCGATGCGCCCGCGCAGGCGCCGGCTTTGTGGGGGCCGCTGGCCGCCGCGCTGATGCGTTTGAACCGGCCGGAAGCCGCGCTCAATTATCTGCGCCTGCAGTCCGCTTCGATGTCGCGCGATCCGCTGTGGCAACTCACCTACGCCGAAGCGCAGGAAATGGCGGGACGCAGCGATCTCGCATGGTCGATCCGCCGCAACGTCTGGCGTCAGATGCAGCAGGAAGAGGCCGAGGTTCGCGCCAACAGCGCGCAAGGCCAGATCGTGCTGCGCACACGCGCCTCGCAGGGCAGCGAAGTGCGTGAGCAGATGCTCGGCCGCCGCGTCACGCTCGCGTCGATCTTCGAAAACGCGGACGTGTCGAAGGCTTTCCTGATCGATCTGCTCGCCAGCGACGCAGGCCGCAACGACAACGCCGAAGCGCGTCGCACGCTGCTCGGCGACGCGGCAGGCCTGCCGCCCTCGCAACCCACGAAGGCACACGCCGCGGCGAAGTCGCCGGACCAGGCGCAATTGACTTCGTCGGTGGCGCGCGACGTGGCGCTTGCCTGGGCGATGTCGCACGAAGCGAATCCGTTGGCGAAGCGCTGGCTGGCTCGCCAGTACGCCGACGTGCTGGTGCAGCCTTCGGAGCAGTTGATCGCGATCGCGCTCGCCGAAAACGACAAGCCCGCGATGGAGCGTCTGCTCGATCAGCAAGGCGCGCGCTTGCCGCTCTACAACCGTATCGATGCATCGATCGCCGTGGATCGTCCGGGCGCGGCAGAAAACCTCGCGTTTCAGGGCCTGGAAGGCGCGCCCTACGATTCGGAACTGCATGGCCGGCTGGAGCAGACCGCGTTGACGTGGCCGCAGTCGCTCGACGCGACCGTGACCAGCTACGTCGAACATCCGCTCGACTATATCGAGCAGACGTTGGCGGGCAGCATCAAGGTCGCCGATCTCTACATGGTCGGCGTGAACGGTATCCAACGCTTCCAGCACTCGACGGATCAGTCGCAACTCACCAACGTACCTTCGGTGGATCGTTCGGTGGAGTTTTACGCGCGCCGTCAAACGTACGACACCGCCTTCATGGTGACCGCCGGCCGCCGCGAAGCACTGGACAGTTTCTATAGCGTGTCGGTGGGCGCGGAGTGGGGCAGGAATTCGCCGTTGTCGATCGCGCTGAAAGCGGGCCGCAATCAGGTGGCGCGGGAATCGCAGGCATTGCAGGTCGGCGGCATGAAGGACAACGTGGTCGGCACGATCACATACCGCGCGACCCAGCATCTGTATGCGACGGGCACCGTCGAAGCCGATCGTTTCTATAGCCAGGCGCGCAATTACCTCGGCAGCGGCGTGCTCTCGACAGGTGAGATCGGCTATCGGATCCGCACGAACTATCCGGACTACACGGTGCGCCTGATCGGCGCGCATGGCGACTACGGTGCGAGCGGCTCTGCGGACGGCCTGATTTCGCGGCTAATCCCAGCGGACGCCGGCCCGGTCACCGCATCGACCTTCATCCCGCAGACCTACTCGCAATACGGGCTGTTCTTCGGTTTCGGCAACGATCTGATCGACCAGTACACGCGCGCATGGCGGCCGTTCCTCGATGTCGGCCTGCTGCACGACTCGTTCCAGGGCTGGGGTCCGTCGATCAGTCTGGGCCTCGCGGGCACGGTGTTCGGCGGCGATCACGCGGCACTCTTTTTCTCGCATCAGCGCGTCTCGCGTCTCGGCACACCGGTGACCCAGATCGGCGCGCGCTATAGCTGGTTTTATTGA